One segment of Monomorium pharaonis isolate MP-MQ-018 chromosome 6, ASM1337386v2, whole genome shotgun sequence DNA contains the following:
- the LOC105831788 gene encoding transforming acidic coiled-coil-containing protein 2 isoform X3: MGNPLSKSDNDSPVTVAKTAEHEVKVRFAREFADVGSVTENLCLAPESLSSASSFHSLSSTLSTKSSSGICPDSTPETPDDVADTSYVNSNIPGVEDLILACADIHLGSERDCQDLSQDQTFASAVDETPYPTSDCSLNEDLLDNTDNETQVIQTSPELHETTSLNQTHILESSGNTLPIEDSHIVISSPFVEEVLQTQVIETNPQLHKATSLNQTHILELSGNTLPIEDSHIVISSPSPVEEILQTQVIETNPQLHEATSLNQTHILESSGNTLPIKDLHIVISSPSLVTEVLQTEDLTNKQIPLQESDNIVSELETCDIASNIVKNILPISNVNNNQLNITTTISSNNTTFNVIAPSEEQAIKNNCSAETLPLEDTQVCPTEISVPSISSLAQYTDLSLPNISSVSSPLEDTDNKTRETNTKALLELKQDTSTVLLPSNNFDQKLCVLSQTIVDNSVVQAEKDDVIREPGFSQLNNHIVLDKKDNIQLLDEISIIESKSLEIKENLQTSVDKKDLEVDNSVALNAIQNLPEKEIAIYNETCIIKEQCNSETVENEKQIVESTDITSVVKKETPVEDLDSTLTLQEADIIFTPDEEQYEEFKPQRQSTTLSGINEQLYFDELKSTVEKVTNELLDPLLEFTDDQFVSATPEIFQDPSTFDFLLARSNPTHTNRLRAESLYVKFDPLVSNTSMLPQGNAQTINEEKNGKNESPPPDVGTPKHNPAIAAIDRLLFYSPLPNATVQKLEEAQEKNEQPIEEPKSDAPLIDHIDMSKELELVRTTVLQLEEELEKQKKEHETELERQKAVFQEKVNKLQAQISQEIKTRTQMKVVLEEYEKSISKLVTAREKDRTSFEQDKAKLQEELQAANHHLTNTEAAFNDVHQKYERLKGVVSVYKNNESVLKESIQENVETIKTLETRYDQLKEHAMTQLEKANLELDGIRKQNEAETVKLHAMIRKAELKSNSLTELVEQKTKENKELAKILDEVIARVGHGNSE, encoded by the exons agtGACAACGATAGTCCTGTGACTGTTGCGAAGACAGCAGAGCATGAGGTCAAGGTTCGTTTTGCCCGCGAGTTTGCCGATGTAGGATCGGTTACGGAGAATCTCTGCCTGGCCCCAGAGAGTCTTTCATCAGCCAGCAGCTTCCATAGTCTCAGCAGTACTCTCAGTACCAAAAGCAGTAGCGGCATATGTCCTGACTCGACACCTGAAACTCCAGATGATGTCGCAGACACGTCATATGTCAACTCCAACATACCTGGTGTAGAGGATTTGATCCTTGCATGCGCAGACATTCATCTCGGAAGTGAACGCGACTGTCAGGATCTCAGTCAAGATCAAACCTTTGCATCAGCCGTAGACGAGACACCATATCCCACAAGCGATTGTTCCCTTAACGAGGATTTGTTGGATAACACTGATAATGAAACGCAAGTAATTCAGACGAGTCCCGAATTACACGAAACAACGTCCTTAaatcaaacgcatattttGGAATCGTCTGGTAATACACTTCCCATTGAAGATTCACATATTGTGATTTCATCTCCCTTTGTGGAAGAAGTACTACAAACGCAAGTAATTGAGACGAATCCCCAATTACACAAGGCAACGTCCTTGAATCAAACACATATTTTGGAATTGTCTGGTAATACACTTCCCATTGAAGATTCACACATCGTGATTTCATCTCCTTCTCCTGTGGAAGAAATACTACAAACGCAAGTAATTGAGACGAATCCCCAATTACACGAGGCAACGTCCTTGaatcaaacgcatattttGGAATCGTCTGGTAATACACTTCCCATTAAAGATTTACACATCGTGATTTCATCTCCCTCTCTCGTGACAGAAGTACTACAAACGGAAGATTTGACCAATAAGCAAATTCCATTACAAGAAAGTGATAATATAGTGAGTGAGCTTGAAACGTGCGACATTGcaagtaatattgtaaagaataTACTGCCAATAAGTAATGTGAATAATAATCAATTGAATATAACGACTACTATTTCATCTAATAATACAACTTTTAATGTAATCGCGCCTAGTGAAGAACAggctataaaaaataattgtagcgCCGAAACATTACCTCTAGAAGATACACAAGTGTGTCCTACCGAAATTTCTGTTCCGTCCATATCCTCGTTAGCGCAATATACGGATCTTTCATTACCTAATATATCCAGTGTATCGTCTCCATTAGAAGATACCGATAATAAAACAAGAGAAACGAATACAAAGGCTTTGTTAGAGCTTAAACAAGATACGTCGACAGTACTGTTGCCTTCCAATAATTTTGATCAAAAATTGTGTGTATTATCTCAAACAATTGTAGACAACTCTGTTGTTCAAGCTGAAAAGGATGACGTTATCAGAGAACCAGGGTtttctcaattaaataatcacaTTGTATtggataaaaaagataacatacAATTACTAGATGAAATCAGTATTATAGAATCAAAATCATtggaaattaaagaaaacttGCAGACCAGTGtcgataaaaaagatttagaagTAGACAATAGTGTAGCATTGAATGCAATACAAAACTTGcctgaaaaagaaattgccATATACAATGAGACCTGTATTATAAAAGAACAGTGTAATTCGGAAACTgtagaaaatgaaaaacaaattgtAGAAAGTACGGATATAACGAGtgttgttaaaaaagaaacacctGTTGAAGATCTCGATAGTACTCTTACTTTACAAGAGGCAGACATAATCTTTACACCAGATGAAGAACAATACGAGGAATTTAAACCTCAACGACAAAGTACCACATTGTCAGGAATCAACGAACAATTGTATTTTGATGAATTAAAATCTACAGTGGAAAAAGTTACTAATGAGCTACTCGATCCTTTATTGGAGTTCACAGATGATCAGTTTGTCAGTGCAACACctgaaa TTTTTCAAGATCCTTCGACATTTGATTTCTTGTTAGCACGAAGTAATCCCACGCATACAAATCGCCTTAGAGCGGAATccttatatgttaaatttgatCCGTTGGTATCGAATACCAGCATGTTGCCTCAAGGAAATGCCCAAACGATAAACGAAGAGAAGAATGGTAAAAATGAATCGCCACCTCCTGATGTTGGTACACCGAAACATAATCCTGCCATAGCAGCTATAGACAGGCTACTTTTTTATAGTCCTCTTCCTAATGCAACAGTGCAAAAGTTAGAGGAAgctcaagaaaaaaat GAGCAGCCAATAGAAGAGCCTAAATCCGATGCACCACTTATCGATCATATAGATATGAGTAAAGAACTTGAACTTGTAAGAACGACGGTACTACAGTTGGAAGAAGAATTAGAGAAACAGAAAAAGGAGCATGAAACAGAATTGGAAAGACAGAAAGCagtttttcaagaaaaagtGAATAAACTACAGGCGCAAATAtcacaagaaataaaaactagaACACAAATGAA AGTTGTTCTAGAGGAATATGAAAAATCGATTAGCAAATTAGTCACAGCGCGGGAAAAGGATCGTACAAGTTTTGAACAAGATAAGGCAAAATTGCAAGAAGAATTGCAAGCTGCAAACCACCATTTAACTAATACAGAGGCAGCGTTTAACGATGTAcatcaaaaatatgaaagacTTAAAGGAGTTGTGtcagtgtataaaaataatgagtcTGTATTAAAAGAAAGTATCCAGGAAAATGTAGAAACCataaaaacattggaaacacGATACGATCAACTTAAGGAACATGCAATGACTCAACTAGAAAA AGCTAATCTGGAATTGGATGGAATACGAAAACAGAATGAGGCGGAAACCGTAAAACTACACGCAATGATAAGGAAAGCAGAACTTAAAAGTAATTCGCTCACTGAGCTTGTAGAACAGAAAACTAAGGAAAACAAAGAACTTGCAAAAATCCTAGATGAAGTTATTGCTAGAGTTGGACATGGAAATTCGGAATGA
- the LOC105831788 gene encoding transforming acidic coiled-coil-containing protein 2 isoform X1, with the protein MSSPRGSVREGTRIVLKEITATLHNSSSIQPSRRKSDNDSPVTVAKTAEHEVKVRFAREFADVGSVTENLCLAPESLSSASSFHSLSSTLSTKSSSGICPDSTPETPDDVADTSYVNSNIPGVEDLILACADIHLGSERDCQDLSQDQTFASAVDETPYPTSDCSLNEDLLDNTDNETQVIQTSPELHETTSLNQTHILESSGNTLPIEDSHIVISSPFVEEVLQTQVIETNPQLHKATSLNQTHILELSGNTLPIEDSHIVISSPSPVEEILQTQVIETNPQLHEATSLNQTHILESSGNTLPIKDLHIVISSPSLVTEVLQTEDLTNKQIPLQESDNIVSELETCDIASNIVKNILPISNVNNNQLNITTTISSNNTTFNVIAPSEEQAIKNNCSAETLPLEDTQVCPTEISVPSISSLAQYTDLSLPNISSVSSPLEDTDNKTRETNTKALLELKQDTSTVLLPSNNFDQKLCVLSQTIVDNSVVQAEKDDVIREPGFSQLNNHIVLDKKDNIQLLDEISIIESKSLEIKENLQTSVDKKDLEVDNSVALNAIQNLPEKEIAIYNETCIIKEQCNSETVENEKQIVESTDITSVVKKETPVEDLDSTLTLQEADIIFTPDEEQYEEFKPQRQSTTLSGINEQLYFDELKSTVEKVTNELLDPLLEFTDDQFVSATPEIFQDPSTFDFLLARSNPTHTNRLRAESLYVKFDPLVSNTSMLPQGNAQTINEEKNGKNESPPPDVGTPKHNPAIAAIDRLLFYSPLPNATVQKLEEAQEKNEQPIEEPKSDAPLIDHIDMSKELELVRTTVLQLEEELEKQKKEHETELERQKAVFQEKVNKLQAQISQEIKTRTQMKVVLEEYEKSISKLVTAREKDRTSFEQDKAKLQEELQAANHHLTNTEAAFNDVHQKYERLKGVVSVYKNNESVLKESIQENVETIKTLETRYDQLKEHAMTQLEKANLELDGIRKQNEAETVKLHAMIRKAELKSNSLTELVEQKTKENKELAKILDEVIARVGHGNSE; encoded by the exons agtGACAACGATAGTCCTGTGACTGTTGCGAAGACAGCAGAGCATGAGGTCAAGGTTCGTTTTGCCCGCGAGTTTGCCGATGTAGGATCGGTTACGGAGAATCTCTGCCTGGCCCCAGAGAGTCTTTCATCAGCCAGCAGCTTCCATAGTCTCAGCAGTACTCTCAGTACCAAAAGCAGTAGCGGCATATGTCCTGACTCGACACCTGAAACTCCAGATGATGTCGCAGACACGTCATATGTCAACTCCAACATACCTGGTGTAGAGGATTTGATCCTTGCATGCGCAGACATTCATCTCGGAAGTGAACGCGACTGTCAGGATCTCAGTCAAGATCAAACCTTTGCATCAGCCGTAGACGAGACACCATATCCCACAAGCGATTGTTCCCTTAACGAGGATTTGTTGGATAACACTGATAATGAAACGCAAGTAATTCAGACGAGTCCCGAATTACACGAAACAACGTCCTTAaatcaaacgcatattttGGAATCGTCTGGTAATACACTTCCCATTGAAGATTCACATATTGTGATTTCATCTCCCTTTGTGGAAGAAGTACTACAAACGCAAGTAATTGAGACGAATCCCCAATTACACAAGGCAACGTCCTTGAATCAAACACATATTTTGGAATTGTCTGGTAATACACTTCCCATTGAAGATTCACACATCGTGATTTCATCTCCTTCTCCTGTGGAAGAAATACTACAAACGCAAGTAATTGAGACGAATCCCCAATTACACGAGGCAACGTCCTTGaatcaaacgcatattttGGAATCGTCTGGTAATACACTTCCCATTAAAGATTTACACATCGTGATTTCATCTCCCTCTCTCGTGACAGAAGTACTACAAACGGAAGATTTGACCAATAAGCAAATTCCATTACAAGAAAGTGATAATATAGTGAGTGAGCTTGAAACGTGCGACATTGcaagtaatattgtaaagaataTACTGCCAATAAGTAATGTGAATAATAATCAATTGAATATAACGACTACTATTTCATCTAATAATACAACTTTTAATGTAATCGCGCCTAGTGAAGAACAggctataaaaaataattgtagcgCCGAAACATTACCTCTAGAAGATACACAAGTGTGTCCTACCGAAATTTCTGTTCCGTCCATATCCTCGTTAGCGCAATATACGGATCTTTCATTACCTAATATATCCAGTGTATCGTCTCCATTAGAAGATACCGATAATAAAACAAGAGAAACGAATACAAAGGCTTTGTTAGAGCTTAAACAAGATACGTCGACAGTACTGTTGCCTTCCAATAATTTTGATCAAAAATTGTGTGTATTATCTCAAACAATTGTAGACAACTCTGTTGTTCAAGCTGAAAAGGATGACGTTATCAGAGAACCAGGGTtttctcaattaaataatcacaTTGTATtggataaaaaagataacatacAATTACTAGATGAAATCAGTATTATAGAATCAAAATCATtggaaattaaagaaaacttGCAGACCAGTGtcgataaaaaagatttagaagTAGACAATAGTGTAGCATTGAATGCAATACAAAACTTGcctgaaaaagaaattgccATATACAATGAGACCTGTATTATAAAAGAACAGTGTAATTCGGAAACTgtagaaaatgaaaaacaaattgtAGAAAGTACGGATATAACGAGtgttgttaaaaaagaaacacctGTTGAAGATCTCGATAGTACTCTTACTTTACAAGAGGCAGACATAATCTTTACACCAGATGAAGAACAATACGAGGAATTTAAACCTCAACGACAAAGTACCACATTGTCAGGAATCAACGAACAATTGTATTTTGATGAATTAAAATCTACAGTGGAAAAAGTTACTAATGAGCTACTCGATCCTTTATTGGAGTTCACAGATGATCAGTTTGTCAGTGCAACACctgaaa TTTTTCAAGATCCTTCGACATTTGATTTCTTGTTAGCACGAAGTAATCCCACGCATACAAATCGCCTTAGAGCGGAATccttatatgttaaatttgatCCGTTGGTATCGAATACCAGCATGTTGCCTCAAGGAAATGCCCAAACGATAAACGAAGAGAAGAATGGTAAAAATGAATCGCCACCTCCTGATGTTGGTACACCGAAACATAATCCTGCCATAGCAGCTATAGACAGGCTACTTTTTTATAGTCCTCTTCCTAATGCAACAGTGCAAAAGTTAGAGGAAgctcaagaaaaaaat GAGCAGCCAATAGAAGAGCCTAAATCCGATGCACCACTTATCGATCATATAGATATGAGTAAAGAACTTGAACTTGTAAGAACGACGGTACTACAGTTGGAAGAAGAATTAGAGAAACAGAAAAAGGAGCATGAAACAGAATTGGAAAGACAGAAAGCagtttttcaagaaaaagtGAATAAACTACAGGCGCAAATAtcacaagaaataaaaactagaACACAAATGAA AGTTGTTCTAGAGGAATATGAAAAATCGATTAGCAAATTAGTCACAGCGCGGGAAAAGGATCGTACAAGTTTTGAACAAGATAAGGCAAAATTGCAAGAAGAATTGCAAGCTGCAAACCACCATTTAACTAATACAGAGGCAGCGTTTAACGATGTAcatcaaaaatatgaaagacTTAAAGGAGTTGTGtcagtgtataaaaataatgagtcTGTATTAAAAGAAAGTATCCAGGAAAATGTAGAAACCataaaaacattggaaacacGATACGATCAACTTAAGGAACATGCAATGACTCAACTAGAAAA AGCTAATCTGGAATTGGATGGAATACGAAAACAGAATGAGGCGGAAACCGTAAAACTACACGCAATGATAAGGAAAGCAGAACTTAAAAGTAATTCGCTCACTGAGCTTGTAGAACAGAAAACTAAGGAAAACAAAGAACTTGCAAAAATCCTAGATGAAGTTATTGCTAGAGTTGGACATGGAAATTCGGAATGA
- the LOC105831788 gene encoding transforming acidic coiled-coil-containing protein 2 isoform X4: MSSSDNDSPVTVAKTAEHEVKVRFAREFADVGSVTENLCLAPESLSSASSFHSLSSTLSTKSSSGICPDSTPETPDDVADTSYVNSNIPGVEDLILACADIHLGSERDCQDLSQDQTFASAVDETPYPTSDCSLNEDLLDNTDNETQVIQTSPELHETTSLNQTHILESSGNTLPIEDSHIVISSPFVEEVLQTQVIETNPQLHKATSLNQTHILELSGNTLPIEDSHIVISSPSPVEEILQTQVIETNPQLHEATSLNQTHILESSGNTLPIKDLHIVISSPSLVTEVLQTEDLTNKQIPLQESDNIVSELETCDIASNIVKNILPISNVNNNQLNITTTISSNNTTFNVIAPSEEQAIKNNCSAETLPLEDTQVCPTEISVPSISSLAQYTDLSLPNISSVSSPLEDTDNKTRETNTKALLELKQDTSTVLLPSNNFDQKLCVLSQTIVDNSVVQAEKDDVIREPGFSQLNNHIVLDKKDNIQLLDEISIIESKSLEIKENLQTSVDKKDLEVDNSVALNAIQNLPEKEIAIYNETCIIKEQCNSETVENEKQIVESTDITSVVKKETPVEDLDSTLTLQEADIIFTPDEEQYEEFKPQRQSTTLSGINEQLYFDELKSTVEKVTNELLDPLLEFTDDQFVSATPEIFQDPSTFDFLLARSNPTHTNRLRAESLYVKFDPLVSNTSMLPQGNAQTINEEKNGKNESPPPDVGTPKHNPAIAAIDRLLFYSPLPNATVQKLEEAQEKNEQPIEEPKSDAPLIDHIDMSKELELVRTTVLQLEEELEKQKKEHETELERQKAVFQEKVNKLQAQISQEIKTRTQMKVVLEEYEKSISKLVTAREKDRTSFEQDKAKLQEELQAANHHLTNTEAAFNDVHQKYERLKGVVSVYKNNESVLKESIQENVETIKTLETRYDQLKEHAMTQLEKANLELDGIRKQNEAETVKLHAMIRKAELKSNSLTELVEQKTKENKELAKILDEVIARVGHGNSE; the protein is encoded by the exons agtGACAACGATAGTCCTGTGACTGTTGCGAAGACAGCAGAGCATGAGGTCAAGGTTCGTTTTGCCCGCGAGTTTGCCGATGTAGGATCGGTTACGGAGAATCTCTGCCTGGCCCCAGAGAGTCTTTCATCAGCCAGCAGCTTCCATAGTCTCAGCAGTACTCTCAGTACCAAAAGCAGTAGCGGCATATGTCCTGACTCGACACCTGAAACTCCAGATGATGTCGCAGACACGTCATATGTCAACTCCAACATACCTGGTGTAGAGGATTTGATCCTTGCATGCGCAGACATTCATCTCGGAAGTGAACGCGACTGTCAGGATCTCAGTCAAGATCAAACCTTTGCATCAGCCGTAGACGAGACACCATATCCCACAAGCGATTGTTCCCTTAACGAGGATTTGTTGGATAACACTGATAATGAAACGCAAGTAATTCAGACGAGTCCCGAATTACACGAAACAACGTCCTTAaatcaaacgcatattttGGAATCGTCTGGTAATACACTTCCCATTGAAGATTCACATATTGTGATTTCATCTCCCTTTGTGGAAGAAGTACTACAAACGCAAGTAATTGAGACGAATCCCCAATTACACAAGGCAACGTCCTTGAATCAAACACATATTTTGGAATTGTCTGGTAATACACTTCCCATTGAAGATTCACACATCGTGATTTCATCTCCTTCTCCTGTGGAAGAAATACTACAAACGCAAGTAATTGAGACGAATCCCCAATTACACGAGGCAACGTCCTTGaatcaaacgcatattttGGAATCGTCTGGTAATACACTTCCCATTAAAGATTTACACATCGTGATTTCATCTCCCTCTCTCGTGACAGAAGTACTACAAACGGAAGATTTGACCAATAAGCAAATTCCATTACAAGAAAGTGATAATATAGTGAGTGAGCTTGAAACGTGCGACATTGcaagtaatattgtaaagaataTACTGCCAATAAGTAATGTGAATAATAATCAATTGAATATAACGACTACTATTTCATCTAATAATACAACTTTTAATGTAATCGCGCCTAGTGAAGAACAggctataaaaaataattgtagcgCCGAAACATTACCTCTAGAAGATACACAAGTGTGTCCTACCGAAATTTCTGTTCCGTCCATATCCTCGTTAGCGCAATATACGGATCTTTCATTACCTAATATATCCAGTGTATCGTCTCCATTAGAAGATACCGATAATAAAACAAGAGAAACGAATACAAAGGCTTTGTTAGAGCTTAAACAAGATACGTCGACAGTACTGTTGCCTTCCAATAATTTTGATCAAAAATTGTGTGTATTATCTCAAACAATTGTAGACAACTCTGTTGTTCAAGCTGAAAAGGATGACGTTATCAGAGAACCAGGGTtttctcaattaaataatcacaTTGTATtggataaaaaagataacatacAATTACTAGATGAAATCAGTATTATAGAATCAAAATCATtggaaattaaagaaaacttGCAGACCAGTGtcgataaaaaagatttagaagTAGACAATAGTGTAGCATTGAATGCAATACAAAACTTGcctgaaaaagaaattgccATATACAATGAGACCTGTATTATAAAAGAACAGTGTAATTCGGAAACTgtagaaaatgaaaaacaaattgtAGAAAGTACGGATATAACGAGtgttgttaaaaaagaaacacctGTTGAAGATCTCGATAGTACTCTTACTTTACAAGAGGCAGACATAATCTTTACACCAGATGAAGAACAATACGAGGAATTTAAACCTCAACGACAAAGTACCACATTGTCAGGAATCAACGAACAATTGTATTTTGATGAATTAAAATCTACAGTGGAAAAAGTTACTAATGAGCTACTCGATCCTTTATTGGAGTTCACAGATGATCAGTTTGTCAGTGCAACACctgaaa TTTTTCAAGATCCTTCGACATTTGATTTCTTGTTAGCACGAAGTAATCCCACGCATACAAATCGCCTTAGAGCGGAATccttatatgttaaatttgatCCGTTGGTATCGAATACCAGCATGTTGCCTCAAGGAAATGCCCAAACGATAAACGAAGAGAAGAATGGTAAAAATGAATCGCCACCTCCTGATGTTGGTACACCGAAACATAATCCTGCCATAGCAGCTATAGACAGGCTACTTTTTTATAGTCCTCTTCCTAATGCAACAGTGCAAAAGTTAGAGGAAgctcaagaaaaaaat GAGCAGCCAATAGAAGAGCCTAAATCCGATGCACCACTTATCGATCATATAGATATGAGTAAAGAACTTGAACTTGTAAGAACGACGGTACTACAGTTGGAAGAAGAATTAGAGAAACAGAAAAAGGAGCATGAAACAGAATTGGAAAGACAGAAAGCagtttttcaagaaaaagtGAATAAACTACAGGCGCAAATAtcacaagaaataaaaactagaACACAAATGAA AGTTGTTCTAGAGGAATATGAAAAATCGATTAGCAAATTAGTCACAGCGCGGGAAAAGGATCGTACAAGTTTTGAACAAGATAAGGCAAAATTGCAAGAAGAATTGCAAGCTGCAAACCACCATTTAACTAATACAGAGGCAGCGTTTAACGATGTAcatcaaaaatatgaaagacTTAAAGGAGTTGTGtcagtgtataaaaataatgagtcTGTATTAAAAGAAAGTATCCAGGAAAATGTAGAAACCataaaaacattggaaacacGATACGATCAACTTAAGGAACATGCAATGACTCAACTAGAAAA AGCTAATCTGGAATTGGATGGAATACGAAAACAGAATGAGGCGGAAACCGTAAAACTACACGCAATGATAAGGAAAGCAGAACTTAAAAGTAATTCGCTCACTGAGCTTGTAGAACAGAAAACTAAGGAAAACAAAGAACTTGCAAAAATCCTAGATGAAGTTATTGCTAGAGTTGGACATGGAAATTCGGAATGA